A portion of the Channa argus isolate prfri chromosome 19, Channa argus male v1.0, whole genome shotgun sequence genome contains these proteins:
- the LOC137104966 gene encoding myoneurin-like, producing MADFSSRIMMSSGQQAVRVPSSSVSAGNWDGAGAMDQITVVRIDDTHIADEQSHSGGKVKTDAADYYEVEYSVPTEDEVVEEEEDDGVYVIEYSNPEEEGESYQFTMSVDRSLPVKKPIIKHPLVREGGRAPLPVSKPSSPGLEVRPERTLERTAEVKKEEIVSNKSVLELGENYTEVMGSRKGQLVCSMCPPPGKFFKRASGLAVHLKHMHQMEEKKTFFCTYCKKTVRTQIQLDAHTRRHANQGAVFTCLLCSASTTESTGFKGSRNGLKRHLENEHPGVVPRCDICNRGFKSLVTYLADQFRHVGVSPYHCAKCQIYEMTERGLSVHIKNHNKKKKKKQESGENHPHTLGENSATDDSDF from the exons ATGGCTGATTTCAGCAGCAGGATTATG ATGTCTTCTGGACAGCAGGCGGTCAGAGTGCCATCGTCTTCAGTCTCGGCAGGAAACTGGGACGGTGCAGGGGCCATGGACCAGATAACAGTGGTGAGAATAGATGACACTCACATTGCTGACGAGCAGTCTCACTCTGGGGGGAAGGTTAAGACCGACGCCGCAGACTACTACGAGGTGGAGTACTCTGTGCCCACAGAGGACGAGGTGgtcgaggaggaggaggacgacgGCGTTTATGTGATTGAGTATTCAAATCctgaagaggagggagaaagtTACCAGTTTACGATGTCCGTGGATCGTTCGCTCCCAGTGAAAAAGCCCATTATTAAACACCCGTTGGTGAGAGAGGGCGGCAGAGCTCCTTTACCTGTGTCCAAGCCGTCCAGCCCAGGACTGGAGGTGAGACCGGAAAGGACGCTGGAGAGGACAGCAGAGGTGAAAAAGGAAGAGATAGTGAGTAATAAGAGTGTGCTGGAGCTCGGAGAGAACTATACAGAGGTGATGGGCTCAAGGAAAGGACAGCTGGTGTGCTCCATGTGCCCGCCGCCCGGAAAGTTCTTCAAGAGGGCGTCGGGTTTGGCCgtgcatttaaaacacatgcatCAAATGGAGGAGAAGAAGACGTTTTTCTGCACATACTGCAAGAAGACGGTTCGTACTCAGATCCAACTGGACGCTCACACGAGACGGCACGCCAACCAGGGCGCCGTGTTCACCTGCCTCCTCTGCTCGGCAAGCACAACGGAGTCGACGGGGTTCAAAGGGTCGAGGAACGGCCTGAAGAGACACCTGGAGAACGAGCACCCGGGCGTGGTCCCACGCTGCGACATCTGCAACCGGGGCTTCAAGTCGCTGGTGACGTACCTCGCCGATCAGTTCAGGCACGTGGGGGTGTCGCCGTACCACTGCGCCAAGTGTCAGATCTATGAAATGACTGAGAGGGGTCTGAGCGTGCACATCAAAAACcacaacaagaagaagaagaagaagcaggagtCGGGGGAAAACCACCCGCACACATTAGGAGAAAACTCTGCCACAGATGACTCTGACTTCTGA